The proteins below are encoded in one region of Anaerosporomusa subterranea:
- a CDS encoding type II secretion system F family protein, which yields MIFLVVLLTFISVFIVLYFILLTYGPGSASIRMRLKALEWIAKDRSDIDEELTRPFVQRVLSPLSGSLASTLLRVTPKAIRRMVEEKLAMGGGFSGLNTDGFLLFWGTLAVGFSIITIFVLSLAKAAPNIIVGLTMLAFAFGAALPYILLNQRIKERKKSIQKDLPDVLDILTVSVEAGLGFDGALAKLAEKMKGALVEEFTRVLQEIRVGVTRREALHALGSRCDVPDLSLFTTSLVQADQLGVSIGNVLRVQSGAMREKRRQRAQEKAMKAPIKMMLPLVLFIFPTIFVILLGPAMIQIMDSLFGK from the coding sequence ATGATCTTTCTCGTTGTCCTATTAACCTTTATCTCTGTGTTTATTGTACTATATTTTATTCTCCTGACCTATGGCCCAGGATCGGCTAGCATCCGCATGCGTTTAAAGGCGCTTGAGTGGATTGCCAAGGATCGAAGCGATATCGACGAAGAATTAACCCGTCCGTTTGTACAGCGTGTCTTGTCGCCCTTGTCAGGCAGTTTGGCGTCCACTTTGCTGCGGGTTACTCCCAAAGCGATTCGCAGGATGGTGGAAGAAAAACTCGCTATGGGAGGAGGCTTTAGTGGCCTGAACACAGATGGCTTCTTGCTGTTTTGGGGTACCTTAGCTGTCGGGTTTTCGATAATCACCATTTTTGTACTGAGCTTGGCCAAGGCAGCCCCCAATATCATCGTCGGTCTGACCATGCTTGCATTTGCATTTGGTGCTGCATTGCCATATATCCTGCTTAACCAGCGCATCAAAGAGCGCAAGAAAAGCATCCAGAAGGACTTGCCTGATGTGCTTGATATTCTTACTGTCAGCGTAGAGGCTGGACTCGGGTTTGATGGCGCGCTTGCTAAACTGGCGGAAAAGATGAAAGGCGCTTTGGTCGAGGAATTCACTCGCGTCTTGCAGGAAATCCGCGTTGGTGTCACCCGCCGCGAGGCGCTGCATGCGTTGGGTTCTAGATGCGACGTACCAGATCTTTCACTCTTTACCACGTCTCTAGTACAGGCAGACCAATTGGGTGTCAGTATCGGCAACGTCCTGCGTGTCCAATCTGGCGCAATGCGGGAAAAACGCCGCCAACGGGCCCAAGAAAAAGCGATGAAAGCTCCTATTAAAATGATGCTGCCGCTCGTCTTATTTATCTTTCCTACTATCTTCGTTATTTTGCTCGGCCCGGCGATGATCCAGATTATGGATTCATTATTCGGTAAGTAG